A DNA window from Aureibaculum sp. 2308TA14-22 contains the following coding sequences:
- a CDS encoding DUF4369 domain-containing protein yields MKNWLIFIILVVLLFSCGKNLEKKRNNDFYIFGQLKNVHDNTKVYLKVQESNRIITLDTAYVSNNMFEFNGNINKPEVFGIYIDSIKGSIGLFIHNDSISINVDENKLSNSTVKGSELNDKYLSFTKKSNEIISKTSYLFPLFQKARTENDVDKINEINKKIEAIHNENRVFTLNFARENPNSYIAAFALQTLLNDESVSIDSIASVYNNFSHEVKKGDFAIEILLYLESQEQTDEVEN; encoded by the coding sequence ATGAAAAATTGGTTAATATTTATCATTTTAGTCGTTTTACTTTTCTCTTGTGGTAAAAATCTGGAAAAAAAAAGAAATAACGATTTTTATATTTTTGGACAATTAAAAAATGTTCACGATAACACAAAAGTTTATTTAAAGGTTCAGGAATCCAATAGAATTATTACCTTGGACACGGCATATGTGTCCAACAATATGTTTGAATTTAACGGTAATATAAATAAACCAGAAGTTTTTGGTATTTATATAGACAGTATTAAAGGCTCCATAGGTCTATTTATACACAATGATAGTATTTCCATCAATGTAGATGAAAATAAATTAAGCAATTCTACAGTAAAAGGGTCAGAACTAAACGACAAGTATTTAAGTTTTACAAAAAAATCGAACGAAATAATTTCTAAAACCAGCTATCTTTTTCCACTTTTTCAAAAAGCAAGAACCGAAAACGATGTTGATAAAATTAATGAAATCAATAAAAAAATAGAAGCCATACATAATGAGAATAGAGTCTTTACTTTGAATTTTGCAAGAGAAAACCCAAATTCCTACATAGCCGCATTTGCATTACAAACACTATTGAATGATGAATCTGTATCAATAGATTCTATTGCTTCGGTTTATAATAATTTTTCTCATGAAGTAAAAAAAGGTGATTTTGCAATTGAAATTTTACTGTATCTAGAAAGTCAAGAGCAAACAGATGAAGTAGAGAATTAA
- a CDS encoding T9SS type A sorting domain-containing protein, which produces MTKRLFLIIGIVFFTNTLFASTPPKIFNFRVESFEPNRVYFDSDKPIQGSSAEGFFISYRTISGITINAGSTSNHYIEVSESFSYWDNNTIRYEGGGNIKDDDNNFLKEFTLSYIVNNIPEPSTTKDRYVTTSASGGGDGTSESSAWTLTEAFSKASAGMTVWIKAGNYGNKNLTFSNDGTANSPIKFVGYKNTIGDITSNYYDYGVSWDSSQMPTLTGNDLDSGRAMTLNDIHYVFFENIQITNYAKGLYSYTKNSHVVLRRLNGLNFGSETDTPESENASFIGFNNITYGSPPSDRFQWRHEGNTNFKLFDIVAINSSMSGVTVAGEGGALIDGVKTYNDRVGHNERQDYATYYNGNNNIIRNGYSENFNSTKTNQATHGIGIRGSWNLENNYNLIELCTAINFQEGIYLRNYGCNYNVIKDCVIGNNNGPNHHLYGNTGWGYSGGVYFWGGVDYNIVERVKISNVSRAIMFFDYPNDSEDGTPDTRIGKGNIVRNIEVNNVGYGLYFAGHTYATPISTLEETTIVNSTFNNMQELIDVNGNSVTITNFELRNNIFVDVSSWDSNLPTGAGNYGAVDVSGISFHNNNFYNVKGFYNGVENWYPAGNGNTNVDPKFVSQNDFHLTPETPVQITEGGQSHPFVNYDIEGKYRGEINSMGAYQFGDSTTGSVYANAGEDSSICVGDEIELNATGNGDFLWNTGETTASITVSPNETTTYTVTVTKDDNSASDEVIVTVNAAPSVSLGDDIDSCPDNEVTLTAEGNGEFVWNTGYIGPSLTVSPSETTTYTVTATVECGSEDLSVTDTIVININSELLVDAGEDVITCQGTEVVLTASGDGEYLWSTGETTKSITVNPSETTTFTVTLTEDACTSSDDVTVTIMEQPEVTLGDDKTICYGSEISLSAEGNGDFLWSTGETTSSIDVNPLETTEYIVTASVSCGAEVLSVSDTIVVNVTPELTLNVSDDLAFCAPQEVTLNADSNGDVVWSTGETTNTITVNPTSTTTYTVSSTLGDCTIEDEVTVTISEQPTIDLGDDVTLCSGNEITLTAQGNGAFLWSTGSAENEITVSPTETTEYIVTSSIDCGTEVLSVSDTIIVNVVPGVTLSVSDDISICAGTEIILTADGNAEFLWNTGETSASITVNPTETTTYSVTSGSGDCALTEEVIVTVEEVPEVNLGDDLSICYGEQITLTAEGVGEFLWSTGETTTSITVSPNETTTYSVSATTNCGGNNVSVSDDIIVNVSENITLSVSDDMVICLGSEVTLIAQGNGNFSWSTGETTASITVSPTKTTTYTVTSGSGSCSIAKEVTVTVEQVTALDLGEDLDICYGDFVELEAQGTGTFLWSNGATTKSIRVNPLETTIYSVSLTPSCGGTEISDEIVVNVGPQMSVFAGVNKTICYGESVVLTATGSGNFTWSTGETGPSITVSPTTETQYYVRSTINGCSVSDDVFVTVEAAPSVALGEDITICSGEVVTLIAEGVGNYLWSTGDETSSIDVSPTETTTYSITSSSHCSIDATDEITVYVNNAVNADAGTDISIEPGEVATLTASGGSSYLWNTGETTATISVQPNVTTEYSVEVSNNEGSCNGTDEVTVTVEDIPLTINDGKDITICKDDELVLQAYGSDNYLWDTGETGTTITVNPVVTTRYTVSAQKNGVLETVEILVIVEDCSANKKEEFNLYPNPTTGIVNISLPSQKEEVKIDVVSINGKLVLSKKIKGDKNGVFTQINLSRFAKGVYLLKMSSENYSQTKKVLVI; this is translated from the coding sequence ATGACTAAAAGACTATTTTTAATTATTGGCATTGTATTCTTTACCAATACTTTGTTTGCATCTACTCCTCCCAAAATTTTTAATTTTAGAGTTGAATCTTTTGAACCCAATAGAGTTTATTTTGATAGTGATAAACCGATCCAAGGTTCATCAGCAGAAGGTTTCTTTATCAGCTATAGAACAATTTCTGGAATTACCATAAATGCAGGTTCTACGTCAAATCATTACATTGAAGTATCAGAATCATTTTCTTACTGGGATAATAATACAATAAGGTATGAAGGGGGCGGTAATATAAAAGATGATGATAATAACTTTTTGAAAGAGTTTACTTTATCATATATTGTAAATAATATTCCAGAGCCAAGTACTACAAAGGATAGATACGTAACAACCTCAGCATCTGGCGGTGGTGATGGTACTTCAGAAAGTTCAGCTTGGACACTTACAGAGGCTTTTTCTAAAGCAAGTGCAGGAATGACAGTTTGGATTAAAGCGGGTAATTATGGAAATAAAAACTTAACATTTTCTAATGATGGAACTGCAAATTCCCCTATTAAATTTGTCGGCTATAAAAATACAATTGGAGATATCACTTCAAATTATTATGATTATGGTGTTTCTTGGGATTCTTCGCAAATGCCGACCTTAACAGGTAATGATTTAGATAGTGGTAGAGCCATGACTTTAAATGACATTCATTATGTATTCTTTGAGAATATTCAAATTACTAATTATGCAAAAGGTTTATATTCATATACAAAGAACAGTCATGTAGTGTTAAGAAGGTTAAATGGTTTAAATTTTGGTTCAGAAACTGATACGCCAGAATCTGAAAATGCTTCATTTATTGGATTCAATAATATTACATATGGTTCACCACCATCTGATAGGTTTCAATGGAGACATGAAGGAAATACTAACTTTAAGTTGTTTGACATAGTTGCTATAAATTCTAGTATGTCAGGTGTTACGGTAGCTGGAGAAGGTGGAGCCTTAATTGATGGTGTTAAGACTTATAATGACCGTGTAGGTCATAACGAGAGACAAGATTATGCCACATATTATAACGGTAATAATAATATAATACGTAATGGTTATTCTGAAAACTTTAATAGCACTAAAACAAATCAAGCTACCCATGGCATAGGTATTAGAGGGTCTTGGAACTTAGAGAATAATTATAATCTTATAGAATTATGTACGGCAATCAATTTTCAGGAAGGAATATATCTTAGAAATTATGGATGCAATTATAATGTTATTAAGGATTGTGTTATTGGGAATAATAATGGGCCTAACCACCATTTATATGGTAATACGGGATGGGGATATTCTGGGGGTGTATATTTTTGGGGAGGAGTTGATTATAACATTGTAGAACGTGTGAAAATTAGCAATGTTTCAAGAGCAATTATGTTTTTCGACTATCCTAATGATTCGGAAGACGGAACCCCAGACACTAGGATTGGAAAAGGGAATATTGTAAGAAATATAGAAGTTAATAATGTTGGCTATGGTTTGTATTTTGCAGGTCATACTTATGCTACACCTATATCAACTCTTGAAGAGACAACTATTGTAAATTCTACATTCAATAACATGCAGGAATTAATCGATGTTAACGGCAATAGTGTGACTATTACAAATTTTGAATTAAGGAATAATATTTTTGTAGATGTCTCAAGTTGGGATTCAAATTTACCCACAGGAGCTGGAAATTATGGAGCGGTTGATGTAAGCGGAATATCTTTTCATAATAATAATTTTTATAATGTAAAAGGTTTTTATAATGGAGTAGAAAATTGGTATCCCGCTGGAAACGGTAATACTAATGTTGATCCAAAATTTGTTAGTCAAAATGATTTTCACTTAACTCCTGAGACACCAGTGCAAATTACTGAAGGCGGACAATCACATCCTTTTGTGAATTATGACATAGAAGGTAAATATAGAGGAGAGATAAATTCAATGGGTGCATATCAGTTTGGTGATAGCACTACGGGATCCGTTTATGCCAATGCAGGAGAGGATTCTAGTATTTGTGTTGGTGATGAGATAGAATTAAACGCTACTGGAAACGGGGATTTTTTATGGAATACTGGCGAAACTACAGCAAGCATTACCGTAAGTCCGAATGAGACCACCACTTATACCGTGACAGTGACTAAAGATGATAATTCAGCATCTGATGAGGTCATAGTAACTGTTAATGCGGCCCCTTCTGTTTCTTTAGGTGATGATATTGATTCTTGTCCAGACAATGAGGTTACACTAACTGCTGAAGGCAATGGGGAGTTTGTTTGGAATACTGGTTATATTGGACCTAGTTTAACAGTTAGTCCATCCGAAACCACCACATACACAGTTACGGCCACGGTAGAATGTGGCTCAGAAGATTTAAGCGTAACAGATACCATAGTTATAAATATAAATTCAGAACTTTTGGTTGATGCTGGTGAAGATGTAATAACTTGTCAAGGAACCGAGGTCGTTTTAACTGCTTCTGGTGATGGAGAGTATTTATGGAGTACTGGTGAAACTACTAAAAGCATCACCGTTAATCCTTCTGAAACCACAACTTTTACCGTAACATTGACAGAAGACGCATGTACCTCTAGTGATGATGTCACTGTAACTATTATGGAACAACCTGAAGTTACTTTAGGTGATGATAAAACCATTTGTTATGGCAGTGAAATATCATTAAGTGCAGAAGGTAATGGAGATTTTTTATGGAGTACGGGCGAAACAACGTCAAGTATTGATGTTAATCCCTTAGAAACTACTGAATATATTGTAACTGCTAGTGTGAGTTGCGGTGCGGAAGTATTAAGTGTTTCAGATACCATAGTTGTTAATGTAACTCCCGAATTAACTTTAAATGTTAGTGATGATTTGGCTTTTTGTGCACCCCAAGAAGTAACTTTAAATGCTGATAGTAATGGTGATGTAGTATGGAGTACTGGTGAAACTACGAATACCATTACGGTAAATCCGACGTCAACAACAACTTACACTGTGTCATCTACTTTAGGAGATTGTACAATAGAAGATGAAGTAACTGTTACTATTTCTGAACAACCAACTATTGATTTAGGTGATGATGTAACACTTTGTTCTGGTAATGAAATTACATTAACTGCACAAGGCAATGGTGCTTTTTTATGGAGTACTGGCTCAGCGGAAAATGAAATTACGGTAAGCCCAACCGAAACAACTGAATATATCGTAACTTCCAGTATCGATTGTGGTACGGAAGTTTTAAGTGTAAGTGACACAATTATTGTAAATGTAGTTCCTGGAGTAACTCTTTCGGTAAGTGATGACATCTCAATATGTGCCGGAACTGAAATAATATTAACGGCCGATGGCAATGCTGAATTTTTATGGAATACAGGTGAAACATCGGCGAGTATTACAGTTAATCCAACCGAAACAACTACTTATTCCGTTACTTCTGGGTCAGGCGATTGTGCTTTAACTGAAGAGGTTATTGTTACAGTTGAAGAAGTCCCCGAAGTAAACCTTGGAGACGATCTATCTATTTGCTATGGAGAGCAAATTACATTGACTGCGGAAGGTGTTGGTGAGTTCTTATGGAGTACAGGTGAAACTACAACCAGTATTACCGTAAGTCCTAATGAAACTACCACTTATTCAGTTTCGGCCACAACCAATTGTGGGGGTAATAATGTTAGCGTTTCAGATGATATAATTGTAAATGTTTCAGAAAACATAACACTATCTGTGAGTGATGATATGGTAATATGTTTAGGATCAGAGGTTACTTTAATAGCTCAAGGCAATGGTAATTTTTCATGGAGTACAGGTGAAACTACCGCAAGTATTACTGTCAGTCCAACAAAAACAACAACATATACAGTAACATCAGGTTCGGGCAGTTGCTCAATAGCAAAAGAAGTAACAGTTACCGTTGAACAAGTTACCGCTTTGGACTTGGGTGAGGATTTAGATATTTGCTATGGTGATTTCGTTGAATTAGAAGCACAAGGAACAGGTACTTTTTTATGGAGTAATGGTGCAACAACTAAAAGCATTAGGGTAAACCCTCTTGAAACAACAATATATTCAGTATCATTAACTCCATCATGTGGTGGAACGGAAATATCAGATGAAATTGTTGTGAATGTTGGGCCTCAAATGTCAGTATTCGCTGGGGTAAATAAAACGATTTGTTATGGAGAATCCGTTGTATTAACAGCCACTGGTAGTGGTAATTTTACTTGGAGTACTGGTGAAACCGGTCCTAGTATTACTGTAAGTCCTACCACTGAAACACAATACTATGTTAGATCAACAATTAATGGGTGTTCAGTTTCTGATGATGTTTTTGTTACAGTAGAAGCGGCTCCATCAGTAGCCTTAGGTGAAGACATTACTATTTGTAGTGGAGAAGTAGTTACTCTAATTGCTGAAGGTGTTGGTAATTATTTATGGAGTACAGGAGATGAAACTTCTAGTATTGATGTTAGCCCAACGGAAACAACAACATATAGTATTACCTCTAGTAGCCATTGTAGTATAGATGCTACAGACGAGATTACAGTTTATGTAAATAATGCGGTAAATGCTGATGCTGGAACAGATATAAGTATTGAGCCCGGAGAAGTAGCCACATTAACAGCAAGTGGAGGCAGTTCCTATTTATGGAATACTGGTGAAACAACTGCTACTATTTCCGTTCAACCTAATGTGACAACAGAATATTCGGTAGAAGTTAGTAATAACGAAGGTAGTTGTAATGGTACAGATGAGGTGACCGTAACTGTAGAAGATATTCCATTAACAATCAATGATGGTAAAGACATCACTATTTGTAAAGATGATGAATTGGTTTTACAAGCATATGGTAGTGATAATTATCTCTGGGATACTGGAGAAACAGGCACAACTATTACAGTTAATCCAGTAGTTACAACTAGGTACACGGTATCTGCACAAAAAAATGGTGTATTAGAAACTGTAGAAATTTTAGTAATAGTTGAAGATTGTTCTGCAAATAAGAAAGAAGAGTTTAATTTATATCCAAACCCAACTACAGGAATTGTAAATATTAGTTTACCCTCACAAAAGGAAGAGGTAAAAATAGATGTAGTTTCAATTAACGGTAAACTTGTGTTATCTAAAAAGATTAAAGGAGATAAAAACGGCGTTTTCACTCAAATAAACTTATCAAGATTTGCTAAAGGTGTTTATTTGCTTAAAATGTCTAGTGAAAATTACAGTCAAACAAAAAAAGTATTAGTGATTTAG
- a CDS encoding Gfo/Idh/MocA family protein, with the protein MKNFALIGAAGYIAPRHLKAIKDTNNNLIAALDKFDSVGIMDSFFPDADFFVEFERFDRHIEKLKRNKNIHLDYVSICTPNYLHDAHIRMALRRGAHAICEKPLVLNPWNIDALKDIEQSTGKKVHTILQLRLHESIIALKNKVDNGPKDKIYDVNLTYLTSRGHWYYTSWKGDSSKSGGIASNIGVHFYDMLSWIFGGVKKNVVHVHTHDRAAGYLEFEKARVRWFLSIDYSVIPEEIKETGQRTYRSITVDGKEIEFSDGFTELHTKSYQDILSGKGFGLSDARQSIEIVQKIRNTELSPLTGDYHPFAKIKKTDHPFNGNK; encoded by the coding sequence ATGAAAAATTTTGCATTAATTGGAGCTGCAGGGTATATTGCTCCAAGACATTTAAAAGCAATTAAAGATACTAATAACAATCTTATTGCGGCTCTTGATAAATTTGACAGTGTTGGTATTATGGATAGTTTTTTTCCAGATGCAGATTTTTTTGTAGAATTTGAGAGATTTGATAGACATATAGAAAAGCTGAAAAGAAATAAAAATATACACTTAGATTATGTAAGTATATGTACACCTAATTACTTGCATGATGCTCACATACGAATGGCGTTAAGAAGAGGAGCACATGCTATATGTGAAAAGCCTTTAGTATTAAACCCTTGGAATATTGATGCATTAAAAGATATAGAACAATCTACTGGTAAAAAAGTACATACAATTTTACAATTGAGACTACACGAAAGCATAATTGCATTAAAAAACAAGGTTGATAATGGACCTAAAGATAAAATCTATGACGTTAACCTAACTTACCTAACCTCTAGAGGTCATTGGTATTACACTTCCTGGAAAGGTGATAGTTCAAAGTCTGGTGGAATTGCCTCAAATATCGGCGTTCATTTTTATGATATGCTTTCTTGGATATTCGGAGGAGTGAAAAAGAATGTAGTCCATGTCCACACTCACGACAGAGCTGCAGGATACTTAGAATTCGAAAAGGCCAGGGTGAGATGGTTTTTATCTATTGATTACAGTGTTATTCCCGAAGAAATTAAAGAGACAGGACAAAGAACTTATAGGTCAATTACTGTTGACGGAAAAGAAATAGAATTTAGTGATGGGTTTACCGAATTGCACACTAAAAGTTATCAGGATATACTCTCTGGAAAAGGTTTTGGTCTTTCAGATGCCAGACAGTCAATTGAAATAGTACAAAAAATTAGAAATACTGAACTATCACCACTGACCGGTGATTATCACCCATTTGCTAAAATTAAAAAAACTGATCATCCTTTCAATGGTAATAAATAA
- a CDS encoding acyltransferase family protein, with translation MRITKLDGLRGIFSLMIVPLHYSKEYLPDFIYNNFVVREAYTFVDFFFVLSGFVIAYNYNDMRTFTEFYIYMKKRIARLYPLLFFTSTLYLFYRFLRNFSGTIVPSLAEGEGIQSTKTIFLNYFESILFTNSNYLLGNNLGINGPSWSISAEIIAYIVFGLITVYAVGSKKKIALFMVILASVLFCIYKGELFMTSTYGFVRGLISFNLGYFVYLFSLKKIKLHNKLEYIIPILLLIIFYFLNTISDVGVAKQMLGLITIPTFFALSILLLLKTNGRLSKFLDTKPMQFLGKTSYSIYLNHQLLVIIVPIVFFKIFGLPENDFMHSLVFALAIFLVVFYSKYTYKFIEVQGGKFLRKILFRSS, from the coding sequence ATGAGAATTACTAAACTGGATGGTTTACGCGGAATATTTAGTTTAATGATTGTTCCGTTACATTACAGCAAAGAATATTTGCCAGATTTTATCTATAATAATTTTGTTGTTAGGGAGGCTTATACCTTTGTGGATTTTTTTTTCGTATTAAGTGGTTTTGTAATTGCATATAATTATAACGATATGCGTACTTTCACTGAATTTTATATATATATGAAAAAACGGATCGCTAGATTATATCCATTGCTCTTTTTTACCTCTACATTATACCTGTTTTACAGATTTTTAAGAAACTTCTCAGGCACTATAGTTCCATCATTGGCTGAAGGTGAAGGGATACAATCAACTAAAACTATATTCTTGAATTATTTTGAATCTATTTTATTTACAAACTCAAACTATTTGCTAGGGAATAATTTGGGAATAAATGGACCATCTTGGTCAATATCTGCAGAAATTATTGCATATATCGTTTTTGGACTCATTACAGTATATGCTGTAGGTTCAAAGAAAAAAATAGCTCTTTTTATGGTTATTTTGGCTTCAGTTCTTTTCTGTATTTATAAAGGTGAACTTTTTATGACTTCCACTTATGGTTTTGTGAGAGGATTAATTTCTTTTAATTTAGGATACTTTGTTTATTTATTTTCATTAAAAAAAATTAAATTACATAATAAATTGGAATATATAATACCGATACTTCTATTAATAATATTCTATTTTTTAAACACTATTTCAGATGTAGGGGTTGCTAAACAAATGCTTGGATTGATAACGATTCCAACATTTTTTGCTCTATCTATTCTGTTATTGCTCAAAACAAATGGAAGGTTAAGTAAATTTTTAGATACTAAACCAATGCAATTCTTAGGGAAAACCTCTTATTCAATTTATTTAAATCATCAATTACTTGTAATAATAGTCCCCATAGTTTTTTTTAAAATTTTTGGATTACCTGAAAATGACTTTATGCATAGTCTTGTTTTTGCTTTGGCAATATTTCTTGTTGTTTTTTATTCTAAATACACCTATAAATTTATAGAAGTACAGGGGGGAAAATTTTTAAGAAAAATTTTATTTAGAAGTTCATAA
- a CDS encoding protoporphyrinogen/coproporphyrinogen oxidase — protein sequence MKDKEIVILGCGMAGLGAAHQLREKGLDSKIFDKQAYFGGQTASFTKDGWTFDIGPHISFSKDDTIKALLADGVDGKFLEIKAGVNNYWQGHWIKHPAQVNLHGLPSDLVTTIIIEFMEASKKAVDKSEIKTFKEWLYASFGETFAETFPMKYGIKFHTVHADKMSIEWLGPRLYQPKMKEIIYGAVSPQSPDVHYISDFRYPEEGGYVSFLQKFKQKSNISLNSKVIAIDPDYKNVTFEDGKIVDYEHLISSMPLPVIIPMIKGVPDNVLKASQELTCSNCVLVNIGIDRADILDAVWTYFYDEDIIFTRLNFPHVQSPNNVPKGCGSIQAEIYFSDKYKPLEQKPEEFVDRTISDLRKCGLILEGDEILYTETRHIEYANVIFDLDTKMNTKIVHDYLDKIDIEYCGRYGEWAYIWTDQSFRSGMNAGKKVVRKIEK from the coding sequence ATGAAAGATAAGGAAATAGTTATACTAGGATGTGGAATGGCTGGTTTAGGTGCAGCACATCAGTTAAGAGAAAAAGGATTAGATTCAAAAATTTTTGACAAACAAGCGTATTTTGGTGGCCAGACCGCGTCATTTACTAAAGATGGGTGGACATTTGATATTGGTCCACATATTTCGTTTTCTAAAGATGATACGATAAAAGCATTATTAGCTGATGGTGTTGACGGAAAGTTCTTGGAAATTAAAGCTGGAGTAAACAATTATTGGCAAGGGCATTGGATTAAACATCCAGCTCAAGTGAACCTCCATGGTTTACCTTCAGATTTGGTAACTACCATAATTATTGAATTTATGGAAGCTAGTAAAAAAGCCGTTGACAAAAGTGAAATTAAAACTTTTAAAGAATGGCTGTATGCTAGTTTTGGCGAAACATTTGCAGAAACCTTTCCTATGAAATATGGTATAAAATTTCATACAGTACACGCTGATAAAATGTCAATAGAATGGTTAGGACCAAGATTGTATCAACCAAAAATGAAAGAAATTATTTATGGAGCAGTTAGCCCTCAAAGCCCTGATGTACATTATATTAGTGATTTTAGATATCCAGAAGAAGGTGGTTATGTTAGTTTTTTACAAAAATTTAAACAAAAATCGAATATTTCTTTAAATAGTAAAGTAATTGCTATTGATCCAGACTATAAAAATGTAACATTTGAAGATGGTAAGATTGTTGATTATGAACATTTAATCTCATCTATGCCATTACCAGTAATAATACCAATGATAAAAGGTGTACCAGACAATGTTTTGAAGGCTTCTCAAGAATTAACATGTTCTAATTGTGTATTGGTTAATATCGGTATTGATAGAGCAGATATTTTAGATGCAGTATGGACCTATTTCTATGATGAAGATATTATTTTTACTAGGTTAAACTTTCCTCATGTACAATCACCCAACAATGTACCCAAAGGATGTGGTAGTATCCAAGCAGAAATTTATTTTTCTGACAAATACAAACCATTAGAGCAAAAACCTGAAGAGTTTGTTGACAGAACAATTTCTGATTTAAGAAAATGTGGATTGATTCTGGAAGGTGATGAAATTTTATATACAGAAACTAGACATATAGAATATGCCAACGTAATATTTGATCTAGATACAAAAATGAATACAAAAATTGTTCATGATTATTTAGATAAAATTGACATAGAGTATTGTGGTAGGTATGGTGAGTGGGCATATATATGGACAGATCAATCTTTTAGAAGTGGTATGAATGCAGGTAAAAAAGTAGTTCGAAAAATTGAAAAATAA
- a CDS encoding UpxY family transcription antiterminator: MLDSKPNHWYAIYTRARAEKKVYEQLLRSGYEAYLPLVTTVRQWSDRKKKVKTPLISSYVFIKIEEAKLINALSVYGAVRILKYLGKNAIVKDQEIQNLKLLLNNNFNVKPVRYNKFDIGDNVEVVSGTLSGLKGIVIKEKNKHNLFVKIQALNRYLRAEIPLNSIKKVIN; encoded by the coding sequence ATGTTAGACTCCAAACCAAACCATTGGTACGCAATTTATACGCGTGCTAGAGCTGAAAAAAAAGTATATGAACAATTACTACGTTCAGGTTACGAAGCTTATTTACCACTTGTAACAACTGTAAGACAATGGAGCGACAGGAAGAAAAAAGTCAAAACTCCTCTTATTTCTTCCTATGTATTTATAAAGATTGAAGAGGCAAAGTTAATTAATGCCTTATCAGTCTATGGTGCGGTTAGAATTTTAAAGTATTTAGGAAAAAATGCAATTGTCAAAGATCAAGAAATCCAAAATTTAAAATTACTATTAAATAATAATTTTAATGTAAAACCTGTAAGGTATAATAAATTTGATATTGGTGATAATGTTGAAGTGGTTAGCGGTACATTGTCAGGGCTTAAAGGTATTGTAATTAAAGAAAAAAATAAGCACAATCTTTTCGTGAAAATCCAAGCCTTAAATAGATATTTAAGAGCCGAAATTCCATTGAATTCTATAAAAAAAGTGATTAATTAA
- a CDS encoding NAD-dependent epimerase/dehydratase family protein, translated as MKKIIVTGVSGFIGNHCIPFLLERRYEIHAISRTQKEDDNKNVNWYYIDLFDTAKVEEVFKQVKATYFLHLAWKVESGLKLNSNENEKWFHLSKKLTDFFYLYGGERLLVTGSCFEYDHSDGIISEEKTDLKPNNEYGKNKNKLYQHLKKTSEERGISYAWARIFFTFGPGQKPQSLVPYVISSIINNNIIETTDGNQKYDYVYVEDVALALVQVLESDYIGAVNISSGKTLKLKELISSIAKKFDKEDFIKFGVRERPKGSPDMVLGLNDVLVKETNWKANYTLDQAIEKTIKYYSK; from the coding sequence ATGAAAAAAATTATAGTAACTGGTGTATCGGGTTTTATTGGAAATCATTGTATTCCTTTTTTACTTGAAAGGAGATATGAAATACATGCCATTAGCCGAACTCAAAAAGAAGATGATAATAAAAACGTAAATTGGTATTATATTGATCTTTTTGATACCGCTAAAGTTGAAGAAGTATTTAAACAAGTAAAAGCAACATATTTTTTGCATTTGGCTTGGAAAGTTGAAAGTGGTTTAAAATTAAACTCCAATGAAAATGAAAAATGGTTTCATTTGAGTAAAAAATTAACTGATTTTTTCTACTTATATGGAGGTGAACGCCTATTAGTGACAGGTTCTTGTTTTGAATATGACCATAGTGATGGAATTATTTCTGAAGAAAAAACAGATTTAAAGCCCAACAATGAATATGGCAAAAACAAAAATAAACTTTATCAACATCTAAAAAAGACTTCAGAAGAACGTGGTATAAGCTACGCATGGGCCAGAATTTTTTTCACTTTTGGCCCTGGTCAAAAGCCACAAAGTTTGGTCCCTTATGTAATTTCAAGTATTATTAACAATAATATAATTGAAACAACTGATGGCAACCAAAAATACGACTACGTATATGTAGAAGATGTGGCCTTAGCTCTGGTTCAAGTTTTAGAAAGTGATTATATAGGAGCCGTAAATATTTCATCAGGTAAAACTCTAAAATTAAAAGAGTTAATATCTAGTATCGCAAAAAAGTTTGATAAGGAAGATTTTATCAAATTTGGTGTAAGAGAAAGACCAAAAGGTAGCCCAGATATGGTGTTAGGTTTAAACGATGTTTTGGTTAAAGAAACGAATTGGAAAGCAAATTACACGCTAGATCAAGCAATAGAAAAAACTATAAAATATTACAGTAAATAA